In Raphanus sativus cultivar WK10039 chromosome 5, ASM80110v3, whole genome shotgun sequence, the following proteins share a genomic window:
- the LOC130495144 gene encoding uncharacterized protein LOC130495144 produces MDLTKSLRAFVGIVTSRVTVATAEHGRIKIKRDKIVWDKCLRTKVHPLIKDDEVAWWIDSGATTHVCKDREWFTTYEQVQDGSVLHMGNESTAPILGHGKVVLEFSSGKTLISKMYLMYLELGKT; encoded by the exons ATGGATCTAACAAAAAGTTTAAGAGCATTTGTTGGAATTGTAACAAGTCGGGTCACTGTCGCGACTGCCGAGCATGGAAGGATAAAAATAAAACGGGACAAAATCGTTTGGGACAAGTGTCTAAGGACCAAGGTCCATCCACTCATCAAG GATGATGAAGTGGCATGGTGGATTGACTCGGGTGCAACAACACATGTTTGCAAGGATCGTGAATGGTTCACTACATATGAGCAAGTTCAAGATGGATCTGTACTTCATATGGGAAACGAGTCAACTGCCCCTATCCTAGGTCATGGAAAAGTGGTGTTAGAGTTTAGTTCTGGAAAAACTCTTATCTCAAAGATGTACTTAATGTACCTGGAATTAGGAAAAACTTAG
- the LOC108859148 gene encoding uncharacterized protein LOC108859148 has protein sequence MAAKFHLSSSFSHKAKDSTTSSSSSYSALLALPHFLCTPSSSGFTQFKLHAKLGGGDGEVKPKEKKKFITKDEEPEQYWQSAGEREGENPMKTPLPYIIIFGMSTPFVILAIAFANGWIKVPIR, from the exons ATGGCAGCCAAATTCCACCTCTCGTCTTCCTTTAGCCACAAGGCCAAAGATTCCACaacttcatcatcttcctcataTTCAGCGTTGCTTGCTCTGCCTCATTTCCTCTGTACACCGTCTTCATCAGGCTTTACGCAGTTCAAGCTTCACGCCAAATTAG GTGGAGGAGATGGAGAAGTGAAAcctaaagaaaagaagaagttcATAACTAAAGACGAAGAACCAGAACA GTATTGGCAAAGCGCTGGCGAAAGAGAAGGGGAGAATCCGATGAAGACGCCTCTCCCTTACATAATCATTTTTGGTATGTCAACTCCATTCGTCATCTTAGCCATTGCTTTTGCTAATGGCTGGATCAAAGTTCCTATTCGCTGA
- the LOC108858278 gene encoding uncharacterized protein LOC108858278, protein MQKTVNTTRKEWSLKLDDALWTYITAYKTPLGTTTYHLVYDKACHLPVELEHKAAWIVKLLNFDIKSAKEKRTLQIHELEEIRHLAYESSKIYKEKTKAYHEKRIISRSFAPNDQVLIFNSRVKLFPEKLKSRWSRPFTIKEVRPYGAIVLLDKRGGEFVVNVQRLKPYLADITIIKGVEIPLSDPL, encoded by the coding sequence ATGCAAAAGACAGTCAACACCACGCGTAAGGAATGGTCGCtcaagcttgacgatgctctctggacCTACATAACAGCTTACAAGACGCCTTTAGGGACCACTACATATCATTTGGTCTATGACAAAGCGTGCCACCTTCCTGTTGAACTGGAGCATAAGGCTGCTTGGATTGTTAAATTGCTGAACTTTGACATCAAATCAGCCAAGGAGAAGAGAACACTCCAAATCCATGAGTTAGAAGAAATAAGGCATCTTGCCTATGAAAGCTCCAAAATCTACAAGGAGAAGACCAAGGCATACCATGAAaagcggatcatcagcagaagcttcgCTCCAAATGATCAGGTCCTAATTTTCAACTCCAGGGTCAAGTTGTTCCCTGAAAAGCTTAAATCCAGATGGTCTAGGCCTTTCACCATCAAGGAAGTCCGTCCCTATGGAGCTATTGTGTTGTTGGATAAAAGAGGAGGAGAGTTTGTTGTTAATGTTCAGCGCCTCAAGCCTTATCTTGCTGACATAACCATCATCAAAGGTGTAGAAATACCCTTGAGCGATCCTCTTTAG
- the LOC108863470 gene encoding alpha-1,6-mannosyl-glycoprotein 2-beta-N-acetylglucosaminyltransferase: MANPWKKQRLKDTALCRVGILFAVTVSIVLMLVSVPRTASNRRFSDSGLDSLDKDLEGNLNASLLRVARENRMSLRLHKRNLLPPRNLDLYPNLAKDHVVIVLYVHNRAQYLRVTVDSLSKVKGISETLLIVSHDGYFDEMNKIVESIEFCQVKQIFSPYSPHIFQGSFPGVTPNDCKNKGDEAKTRCEGNPDQYGNHRSPKIVSLKHHWWWMMNTVWDGLVETKDHEGHILFIEEDHFLFPNAYRNIQTLTRLKPAKCPDCFAANLAPSDVKSRGEGLEFLVAERMGNVGYSFNRSVWENIHQKAREFCFFDDYNWDITMWATVFPSFGSPVYTLRGPRTSAVHFGKCGLHQGRGEEGDCIDNGVVNIEVKETDKVVNIKEEWGVRVFKHQAGYKAGFKGWGGWGDKRDQRLCLDFGTMYRSTRSGSSP; this comes from the coding sequence ATGGCAAATCCTTGGAAGAAGCAGAGATTGAAAGACACGGCTTTATGTCGTGTCGGGATTCTATTTGCAGTTACAGTCTCTATAGTTCTCATGTTGGTGTCTGTACCCAGAACAGCTTCGAATAGGAGATTCTCCGACAGTGGTTTGGATAGTTTAGACAAAGATTTGGAAGGTAACCTTAATGCTTCATTGCTAAGGGTTGCTAGAGAGAATAGAATGTCGCTTAGGTTGCATAAAAGGAACCTTTTACCTCCGAGGAATCTAGATCTGTACCCGAATTTAGCGAAAGACCACGTGGTTATTGTCTTATACGTGCACAACCGGGCTCAGTATTTACGAGTAACTGTGGATAGTTTGTCCAAGGTTAAAGGAATAAGCGAGACATTGTTGATAGTTAGCCATGATGGTTACTTTGACGAGATGAACAAGATTGTGGAGAGTATTGAGTTCTGTCAGGTAAAACAGATATTCTCTCCCTATTCTCCTCACATATTTCAAGGTAGTTTCCCTGGTGTGACTCCGAATGACTGTAAGAACAAGGGTGATGAGGCAAAGACACGTTGTGAAGGCAATCCAGATCAGTACGGGAATCACCGGTCTCCAAAGATTGTATCTTTGAAGCATCACTGGTGGTGGATGATGAACACTGTATGGGATGGATTGGTGGAGACTAAAGATCACGAGGGTCATATCCTTTTCATCGAAGaagatcattttctttttcctaATGCTTACCGTAATATTCAGACTCTCACGAGGCTGAAACCCGCAAAATGTCCTGACTGCTTTGCTGCTAATTTAGCACCATCTGATGTTAAGTCGAGAGGAGAAGGGCTTGAGTTTTTGGTTGCAGAGAGAATGGGTAATGTTGGGTACTCTTTTAACAGAAGTGTGTGGGAGAATATACACCAGAAAGCGAGAgagttttgtttctttgatGATTACAATTGGGATATAACCATGTGGGCGACGGTTTTCCCCTCGTTTGGTTCCCCTGTTTACACATTGAGAGGGCCTAGGACAAGTGCGGTTCACTTTGGAAAATGTGGATTGCATCAAGGTAGAGGAGAGGAAGGAGATTGTATCGACAATGGGGTGGTAAATATCGAGGTTAAGGAAACAGATAAAGTTGTGAACATTAAAGAAGAATGGGGAGTTCGGGTGTTTAAACACCAAGCTGGTTATAAAGCTGGTTTCAAAGGTTGGGGAGGTTGGGGCGACAAAAGAGATCAACGTTTGTGTTTGGATTTTGGCACTATGTATCGTTCTACAAGAAGCGGTTCATCTCCATGA